AGTTTATTCCCAAATATCGAAAAACAAATGTAGAACCGATTAATTTGATACTTATTCAGAATAAATTTTTAagtatgttttttaaaaataaaatcgttATTATATTTGGATATAGTTAGGGAAAGGATATTTCACAAATTCTTGACTTTGATTTTCtaagctatttttaaaaatagaaacGTAGTTAAACTTCAATTTTTTTccttcataaaaaataataataataataataataataaatcatttatttatttattttcaaaatatgcgGCTTCTAAATTCAGACACACAAAAAGTCATACATTTTTGTCCTTCAATTTTTGTTGACTACGTGACACAAAACATAGCATTATATTGGTCTACATCgagaaaatattaataaaagttatctatatttttttattttattcttaattttggatgtataatatattaatatccaTTTAAATATATAGATTTGTCCCTTTTTTTTACAcagattaaaaaataataagttaCACAAATAATTCGAATGCCGCTTAAAGAAAAGATTAATTTTAAGACTAAAGATTATAGATTTTAACAGAAAATAAGAAACACGACATTTTCTACGTACAAAAGCAAAAACATTTTAGAGtatgtctcttatgagacggtctcacgaatctttatctatgaaacgggtcaacactaccgatattcacaataaaaagtaatactcttagcataaaaaataataatttttcattgatgacccaaataagagatctgtctcacaaaatatgacctcGTGAGGCGTCTCACACAAAATTTTGCAACATTTTATTGGAAAATTCGAATGTACTTAATACTTCTACTTAATGAGAAAAACTACAATTTTGGTAATGCATAACGACTTATCCATTgtgattaatataatatttgagtGCGATGTGAAATAATATTGGATAATATGTTtcttttgattgattaaatttgagataaagcgataaattataattttatcattttctaataattaattaatataaattgaaaattatataaatgataatattgtaattttaattgaatgattggattgatgtgatataaataattaatgttttgattattaatcAGATAAATCGCACTGAAAAATCATGTGCAACAAGTTTATCCGAAAAATATTGATAAAGAAAACTGAACAATTTACCATTGACCAAGTTATTCATTATGGAAGAAAAGAGAGTAACCCTAGGCGtggttattaattattaatgattattacATTTGATTTGAATGATTCAAAGGGGCATAGGCTATATTTGCATTTAAACCCAATACTCCTCCCTATTTCATTTTGGAGACAAAACATACATTTTACAGTCGTGGGAAGCTACGCTAGCCGAGATTTTTCCTTTCGCTGAGCTTGTTGAATGCTGCACAGGCAAAAAACATGGTTAAgtcttatttttcttttttatttctgaaaaaaaaatagaaagaatAATGAAAATGATGTTTGATTCTTACATTCCATAAATCTCTTGCATCAACCTTAGTTGATGGGTCGAGTCCGATGTCTGACCAGTAAGCTGCGATGGTGGCTTCGGAGGATCCTCTGTTCCACAGAGCAACTGCCACTCTATTCCCACTCAGAGCTCCTCCCCATACCTGCATTCATAATCAACTCAATTTGTTGATTTGAACCCTTTTGAGAAGCTACTTACTTATAAGCTACATCATTCAAATCATGGTCGTAGAATAATAGGGGGCCGTCTTAGGAAATGACTTAGTTGAACTCAAAAGACAGATGCCGTCGCTGCCAAGCGAGGGAGCAACTTGTCTGATTTTTCAGTACACTCATTCCCATGTAGAGAATGAAATGAGGCCCCGGCTTGACTCGAAACCAAGACTTCTATATcaagaaaattacatttttaagCCCAAAAAAGGTCTCCTTTTTGTTTCTCTTTGCAAAGATATATGATTAATAAAAGTCGATTGAGTAGTTCAGTCTGTTAACCCATAGGGGATGGGGTGTGACATGTTCTAACCTCTAAGTCTCCAtctttcttgatcttcttcccTTGAACACCAAGTTTATCTGGCAGATGTGCCAAATAATTGTCAAAATTGATGTTTTGATCAGACGAAACAAAAGCAATAGACACTCACCCTGGTTTACTGCGATGACCTCTTCATTGCCCAGCAGTGCACGAGTTACATCGTCCATTGATCGAACATCGCAGCCGATCAAAAGAGGCGCCTAATGCCATAAAGATATATCAAGATTAATGCCCATTTTAGTATAACTTATCCTTGTTTTCTGGACCAGGTAGCTAGTATTGTCACTTACTTTAATTAGCGCCCATATGCTGAAATGCGACCGATATTCTTCGGTCGTCATGCCGCCGTTTCCAACTTCCAACATGTCCGGATCTGCAAAAATCATGCAtcagaccaaaaaaaaaaacgtcCGACTAATGTCATTTTTCAAACTATCACATATGGAAACAAATGTCGTATTAGTTTCTTAGTATCGGACGTTATGTGACAAGACTTAGGGGTCGATTGCAACGTTACCATTCCATCCGCCCGGTCCAGCGTACGATGCCCATTGGTCGTTGATATCCGCCCGAGAAGTCATGCTGTAAATCAAAAGTAaaactattaaataaaaaaaaaataaaaaattgcatTAGTTCATCTGGTATATGCAGCATCTGCTCTAACTCAGCTCTAGTTCTATTTGAACAGTAGTTATGCATAATCAAAGGTTATGAAACTAACCATTAAAATGGAGTAAAGAGGATAATGGAAAAGAGTCCAAATTTGTTAATTTCACCTGTCCCAGTTGTCCTGAATGTCTCCGGTTGTTCTCCAACTGTTCCCAACAGATTTGGCCCATGTGGCAGGATCTTCTTGTCCCCTACATTTCGCAGATAAGATAAATAGCACGTGAGTTCTGGCCCATGAAAATTGTGAGCAATTATTAGGAATTGTAGTCCCAAATTTTGCCTCTCGGTAAACTTTGCACTCAGAAATTTTGAATCGTAATAGCCAAGATTACTGACCATTCACAAAGGGAGAAGAAGATGGACCTCCCTGAGTTCAGTAAAGCCTTTGCCATGACAGGATATCTATTTCACAAATCCAAATTATCTCTCTtagaaacatataaaattcattttttagttaagtttaaattaaattaatatagaGTTGGAAAATAGGCATGTAAACGAGCCGAGATGTATCAGGGCTCGAGCTCGTTTAAGTTATATAgacgagctcgagctcgattcaAGCTTTTAACATGATTATCGAGCCCAGCTCGTTTTGAAATCACTAAGATTCGTTAATAGCTCTTTTATCATGTTTAACGAGTCtggctcgagctcggctcgttttcaAGCTCGTTAAGCATGCTAGTACTAATATTTCTATTTGTTAAATCAATAAACGAGCAAAGCTTAAGATTAAAGAACGATTTCAAAAGAGCTTTTTACCGAGCCGAGCTCTGAATAGCTCGCGAGCAGCTtgattcgtttacatccctGGCGGAACGTTTACATAATATTCAATTTAGCGAGTAGAAATTGTACCTTTGCTTAGGGCTGGTTCCATCATTGTTACAATTGTCATACTTCAAGTAATCTACTCCCTGTTTAGTTTGAAAATAAACTGATGCATTACATGATCAGCTGGTTGGATTCTTTCTTCATATCATGCAATTTCTCAAACAGATAGCATACATGCAAATAAATATACGAGACGTATTATTTACATTCCGCTTTTCGTTAATTTCGCTATATCTTTatcttttataataaaatttgacTCGAATATCGTTTTGATTTATAAAGATTACTAAAGCAATTACATATCACTTGAAATATTCAATGCTGAATAAAGAGACCTTTAATACATCTCTTATTGAGTAAATTAATATTGAAACATAAATAACCAACAATTTTTTTCTCCTAAAGATAATTACTACATTTAAACAGATTTATATATTAGACTGATGAagtatatattatttgttttaaattttctgaaaaatcattAGAAGATATTATACAATGAAGTGAAAGAggcaataaattttttttaataaaatataatctcctttaaaatataggttttaTGAGATATAGTTTAGAAATTAAGAGAAACCAACAAGGCTACGTTTGGTTGGaagataaaattatgaaatgattAAAAGAGAAATGTTAAAAAGAATGATTGAACtagataataataaaataatattatgtttggtatgattgttaagaatgtgataaataataatcttttgatgaattgacaaaattgcccttccACTTTTgcggcggcggtcggccggCGGTGTGAATGACGGCCGTAGGCGGCGGTCGACCGGCAGGAGGAGGGGGTGGTCGGCAGCGGAGGCGGCTGTCGGCCGACGGTCGAAGGGGGTGGTCGGCAGCGGAGGCGGCGGTGGCGGGCGACGGCCGGCGGTGGTCGGCGGCGGGCTGCATCCGGCGGCGAGGTGGTCGGCGGGCAGTCAGTGGAGGGAAGTGGTGGTGAATTTGGATttaggagaagggtaaaattgaaaaaataggaTGGATTAAGAGtaggataaataatcctagggggtgaggagtgattattttatcccagttaatataacataatcattCATATTAGagattgacttggttaaataaaaatcgtaccaaacatgagataaagtgagttaaaaattaataaacccACGTTATCCCCAACCAAACGCAGCGTAAAAGAAATAATatgtatataattttatatataataataattttagtgGTACCCATGAAGCAAAAGTTTTTGCATCTTGTTCTTCATGTCCTAGGGACCCTGGCATTTGTTTACTGCATGTCTGAATCCTGCAAATTATGTAAATTTTGCTGTCAAAAGAGTCCATGTGATATGTTGCTTGATGTAAATTATCGGTGTCGGAAACAAAATTTACCCCGCGTCGGAGTAAACTCCCAGCATTAATCCTTTACCATGAACATAATCAGCCAATCCTTTGATTCCAGAGGGGAACGTGGAGGCCTTTGGGACCAAATTCCCCTGAGAATCTCTGTTCTGTTCGGCCCAGCAATCATCTAAAATCACCAAGAAACTCGTCGTAAAATAAGCAACGTATCGATGGGTAATCGAAGGATTGTCGTACCAAGGTTTATGTATTTGTATCCAAGTGCAGCAAGCCCAGTTGACACGATCGCGTCGGCTGTCGGAAGAAACATGTAACTTGTGATTGTTTTTAAGACAACAAAATTTATGATCCGTTGTTGGTTAAGATTCAAGAAATGGTGTCACCTGTTTCTCTGATCAGTTTCTCCTCAATGTTGCACTGGAAATGGTTCCAGCTGTTCCATCTGATCGATGAAGATGATGTACAGAACCAAAATCTCATTATATTCAATGGCTATACATATCTTATATTATACAGAAAATATAAGatttaaattatcaaatatgTCTGCTGCCTTGATGTTTCCTAAGCTTGACATGTCGACAAGCGCAAACCCCGTAAAATTTGGAGATTGGCTCTCTGTtcttaaatttaaaaactttTTTGTTTGAAGGTCAGATTTCAAACTAGCCCTTTTCTCCACTGAATTCGAAGGGGATGAATGAATCTTACCCCATCTGAGGAGTTAGTCCAAGCCCATTTTCCAAAAGCTTCTGTCGAACCTCTCCCTCCTCCCGATGTGGCTTGATCACGTGCCTCATCTCTCGAGCCGATGACACAATCCCAATGCACCATAATGCAACAATCAAAAGCAATCCTCGTCCTTTCGACGAATACAGCGAACCATGATCATCAGCAAATCTCCAACCCATGTCTCCAATCGGTACAGAGAGAAAGACAAAAGTGTCACAATGATTTATAACTGACACAGAATACACCAAGCTGAAAAATGGATGAGGTTTCTTGCTCGAGTTGGATCACGACTACGACGTCGAAAACAATGCAAATTTCTTGCTACAATACACTAGCATAATTCCAATACTAGcagacaaatatatatatatatatatatatatatatatatataatgaaatgaTAGCTGTTTACACTTTGTAGTATCCAAATTGAGCTTGAACACCATTGAACCCGACGCTAATTTCTTGACTTTTGATCAGAAGAAACGTGGGAAAGCATTGATGTATAAGAGTCATAGTATTGCGTAGGGATGGATCGATCATTCGGGTATATCAGAAGACGGAGGTTGGGATAGCTGAGGTGTGAGTAATTAATGATCCATCGGTGGAATGCATGTGTGCGTGTTTTGCGAACGTACCAACAAGCACAAGCCAAGAAATCATGAATACTCTTTAATATTTGTATGGTAGGCATGTGCGATGGGGTTTCTATTGGGAACACCCACTGCACTTAGCCCCATCATCTGTCAACCTGGTGAATTCGATCCTGCCGTCCGAGTACTATCTACCCGAGGGTAGAATCGATGACACACTGATCCGATCAACAGTGGTCACCTTTGTCCGATCAATGTTGATCAGTCTTATATGACCAGTGACGGAACCAAGAAGACGACTCTACCCgaactagaattttaaactctaaaattccttaatattttaaatttgtttaccctgactaatatcaaatttatccaaaatcatacaaaaatttacatataaatttttaaaaaaattaggacCACCCGAGCTTGGCAAGGACTGTGGCTCCACCACTGTATATGAAAACACATGAGATATTATTGttggggaaaacccataaaccgcagaatccatcatgctaaatcattaagaatttgactgaaatatTAAGCGaaagcgtacctgaagccataatcctgaattctttagaacgtgtcttgatcttccagatctacgcgctctttccttgagagaGTCCTTTAGTTTCTtttcagaactattttcttaatgggagAGAAaatagtgaaagtgataacGCGAGATCTGAAGAtcatgacccatatttatagataatgtttatcaatatcttctgatatttctgttttagcccatcataaaaacagaaattacacttatgtctctacacattaaaggcccacagcccattagatacattaaagcccaataacccgaaacaatagttgatcactttattttgggcttaacttaatagacaacccacaacacataattattcacatataagcccatataaataaattgatccaacaatctcccacttgggctatatgtgcaactttataattatgtttgtgaaaataattttatgagCTCAAAATTGTTGTCATTCCGAAATGTATATATAACCAATCCGgtccatcaatcacatcaacataggatcaaagcagtcttcgctacactcaaggtaactagactcatcaatggtcacatatgccaacacaactgaatgacatggatcatgaagtggatgtgtagcatggaaatttcatgcaatgtgaccgtaacatgcctatttccaactggtcctccctttaaccttattgagatcaaactttaaatcataatcagggtgtgacttaacttgaaatttatttctgcagaaaataaatttacataactgtaactgaaaatgtctacaactgaaaagtatttaaaataacaaactcCCACTAAAACTGAATTTCCTCAATTGACATAACATCCATACTAGCAGTGTGCTCATAAAACTGTTTGGGTGGTAGTCCCTTAGTAAGCGGATCCGCAACCATGGAGTTTGTACCGATATGCTCAATAGACAACTTTCCActctgaattctttctttaacaaccagaaacttgatgtcaatgtgttttgacttcgtcgagctcctgttgttattggaatacataactgctgatttattgtcacaatgTAATCTTAGTGGCCTTTCAATGCCATCAACAATGCGCAGTCCCGTGACAAAATTTTGCAGCCACATTCCATGATTGGATGCCTCATAACACGCTACAAACTCAGCTGCCATGGTGGAAGAAGCTATAAGAGACTGTCTAGCGCTCTTCCAGGAAATGACACCTCCAGCAAGGAGATAGATGTAGCCCGACGTAGATTTCATACTATATTGGCATCCAGCAAAATCGGAGTCAGTATACCCAATGATCTCAAGCTGATCCAACTTCCGATATATGAGCatgtaatcttttgttctctgtaggtaccgtaaaacccttttgactgctttccaatgttccactcctggattacttaaatatcgtcccaacattcctgtcacgtacgcaatatctggacgtgtacaaacctgagcatacatcagactccccactgcagatgcatagggaaccttctgcatttctttttcctcaaaatcattctttgggcattgtttgagactaaatttgtctcccttagccacaggggtatctgttggtttacaatcttgcatcccgtatcgcttgagaactttctcgatatagcctttctgagataatccaagaataccccgagaacgatcccgatgtatctgaatacccagtacaaatgatgcatcaccaagatccttcatctcaaaattcttagctagaaatctcttggtttcatgcaacaactctatatcgttgctagcgagcagaatgtcatcaacatataaaactagaaaaatatgcttactcccactgaacttatggtacacacaatcatcgaccaaattcatctcaaaatcaaacgagatgatcacttgatgaaatttgaaataccattgtcgagatgcttgcttgagcccatagatggatttctttaatttgcaaaccatattatttgtgtctTTGGACACAAAATTTTCTGGCTGCACCATATAAATCATTTCATCAATGTCACTATTTagaaacgcagtctttacatccatctgatgaagctcaagatcgaaatgcgccaccaaagccattataatccttaaagagtctttcgaagaaaccggagagaaagtctctttataatcaatgtcttctttctgtgtaaagcctttagcgacaagacgagccttatatctttccacattgcctttcgaatccctcttggttttaaatatccatttgcaACCAATGGGCTTCGTACCTTTAGGCAATGGTACAAGATCCCATACGTCATTGTCCTTCATGGAATTTATCTCATCATTCATGGCATCATTCCACTTTTGAGAGTTAGAACTTTCCATGGCTTGACGGAAGTTAATAGGATCATCCTCCATCAATCTAATGTCTGcctcatgttcttgaagaaatacaaTGTAATCATCTAGCACTGCATTTCTCCGCTCTCTAGTGGATCTACTTAATGGCATAGGTTCTGGAGGTGCTTGAGTTTGTTCATCTGGAATGAGAGGATATCTAATATTGTCTTCCTGTATTGTGTCTTGGTCAAAGTGAGGAATATGATCCTGATCAATGTCCAAGACACCTGTTggaatatttacatattcctcttcaaagacaatatcccttactttatctccccccacaaactcaacatcctcaaAGAACCTGTAATTTCCTGACTCAAAAATCGACTTACTCATgggatcataaaacttgtacCCCCTGGATCTTTCAAAGtatccaataaaataacaactaaccgtctttgagtccagtttcttttcattaggCTTGTAAGGCCTTGCCTCAGCTGGACATCCCCAAACGTGCAGATGCTTAAGACTGGGCTTTTTACCCGTCCAAAGTTCATAAGGGGTTTTGGTCGCTGCTTTAGTTGGAACCCTGTTAAGGATATATGCTGCGGTATTTAGTGCTTCTCCCCAGAGTGATTCTGGTAAGGTAGAATGACTTATCATACTCCTCACCATGTCCTTAAGCGTTCTGTTTTGTCTTTCAGCAACACCATTCATAGTGGGCGAACCCGGCATAGTGTACTGTGGGACGATATCGCATTCCTCCAGGAATCTAGCAAAAGGTACTGGACGTTGTTCACCTGAACCGTCATATCTACCATAGTATTAACCACCACGGTCAGATCTAACGCTTTTAATCTTTAagccaagttgattttcaacttcaggtttatagtttttgaacacatccaatgactgtgccatttcatgaatgagataaatgaagccatatcttgaaaaatcgtctgtgaacgttataaaatactgttgaccattccaagaagccgaaggaaatggtccacaaatatcagtatgtataagttctaagacgcctgaacacctgttggcttcaaatctccttttgttggttgttttccctttatacaattaacacaattattaaaatctgtgtaatctaaaggttcgagaatttcgtctgacacgagtctccttattctctttttagagatatgacccaatcttttgtgccataacgcagctgaattctcaccggttaatttttttttagtgcCTTTACTTGTTTGCAGGGATTCATTAAATGAAACAATAACATCCAAAGAATAGAGATTATCGTATCCTGATAAAGAACCAGAACCAACAAATTTTGAatcgagaaacaaactgaatattcgatttccaaaagaacaagaataaccaaatttgtccaatgcagaaatggaaatcaaattccgtctaaaagacggcacaacaaatgtttcataaagatccaaatatattccagtctttaacaataatctaaattttcctattgcatcaacttcaactttgttgtcgtcaccaacatagatgaatctttcagcatcacttgattttcggcaatccaggcaaccctgcatagacacactgatgtgagttgttgCACCAGAATCTATCCACCACGTGTGTCTAGGCACTGAAGTTAAATTAACCTCAGAACAAACCATATTCAGAAGCATACCTTTCTTAGCACGCCAAGCGTGATAATTACTGCACTGCTTCTTCATATGCCCATCACTGCCACAGAAAAACAACCAGAACTTTGAGAATCACTAGGATTCTTCTATTGTTTCTTTGGAGGCTGTGTATCCGCAGCTTccttatcctttcgtttctttcATTTAACCTTCGAGGTAGAGGCATAATGAGCACTTTCTGTCTTGTCTTGCTTCAACCTTTCCTCTTCCTGGACACAGTGCGAGATGAGCTCATTCAGAGACCAAGTCTCTTTCTGATAGTTATAGCTCACCTTGAACTGGTGAAACTGAGGAGGAAGAGATATCAAAACAAGATGCACCAGCAAGTCCCAGAGAGGTCAAGCTTCAGTGCTTTCAACCTTGAAGCAAGATGGGACATTTCCATAATGTACTCCCTGATGTTGTCCTTACCCCTGTACCTCATTGAAACGAGGCTTGCCAAAAGTGAACCAATTTCAGACTTTTCACTTTTAGCAAACCTCTTTTCGAGGTCTTGAAGGAAAGCCTTAGCCGTAGCAATGTCGTTAGACATTGTGCCCTTGAATGTTTCTGGAATGGCcctcttcatgatcatcatacACATGCGATTCGATCTCTCTCACCTTTCAAACTCCATCTTTTCATCAGAGGTACTCTTATCCGTAATGGCGGGAGGAGAGTCAATCCTTATCGCAAGGTCCAAATCCATGACTCCGAGAactatcaataaattctcttgccacgatttaaaattcgagccatttaacataggaatagaatttatgttggaatgaatatttgcaggagtcaaatctgaacagagaacaaaaaaaaacatacatgctcaaccaaatatccaaataaaataatcaataaattcaaataatgtaaaccccataaacagaatatcgagcactccattaatgtttcatctttGGACAAAAGACTAACTTGTAAGTGATATCCTGACGCAGCAGTCAAACACTGATAGTAActatcatgtcaaataacaaccttcctttgggccgatttattattcacatgaaaaaccgaacaactatcacatgtttaccaccacaattgcatatgtgattatattaaatattaataaaattaattttcataaaagaGGTCACTTTGCCTACAATTTATTTCAAtcaatcaattttaaaaatatatataacattttcattatttgaattaatgaatatttaaccgAATAAACCTGAaccgaaaattttttttttaaaaaaattcggaaATTCGGAAGTTCCGTACGGCCCGACCCGAATCTGTACGGGTCGGGTCAACCCGGGTCCGTACGACCCAACCCGAAACCGTacctgattttttttaaaaaattttaatccaaattttcgattttcatctaaaatattttgttgaacaaaactggaaggaaaatcgaaatcttatgccaaatccttaaaattttcaaccaaatctttttcaaccaaaatattttccatatctgaaaccatatcaaaaaattttcagatctaaaccaaaataattttctgatctgaaaccatatcaaaatattttcagatctgaaaatatatcaatatatttttcCAGATCTGAGCCATATCAAAAAGTTTTTCAGATCTAAAACCATAACAGAAaagttttaaacaaaattttcttttccagaTCTGGATTCAAATAATATgcaaaactttaaacaaatctcAATGATCAAACAtgaatggctctgataccaattgttggggAAAACACATAAACCGCATAATCCATCATActaaatcattaagaatttgactgaaatcttaagcggaagcgtacctgaagccataatcctgaattctttagaacgtgtcttgatcttccaaatctacgcgctctttccttgagatagttctttagtttctcttcagaattattttcttaatgggAGAGAGAATG
This window of the Primulina tabacum isolate GXHZ01 chromosome 12, ASM2559414v2, whole genome shotgun sequence genome carries:
- the LOC142520750 gene encoding alpha-galactosidase-like isoform X1, which translates into the protein MGWRFADDHGSLYSSKGRGLLLIVALWCIGIVSSAREMRHVIKPHREEGEVRQKLLENGLGLTPQMGWNSWNHFQCNIEEKLIRETADAIVSTGLAALGYKYINLDDCWAEQNRDSQGNLVPKASTFPSGIKGLADYVHGKGLMLGVYSDAGIQTCSKQMPGSLGHEEQDAKTFASWGVDYLKYDNCNNDGTSPKQRYPVMAKALLNSGRSIFFSLCEWGQEDPATWAKSVGNSWRTTGDIQDNWDSMTSRADINDQWASYAGPGGWNDPDMLEVGNGGMTTEEYRSHFSIWALIKAPLLIGCDVRSMDDVTRALLGNEEVIAVNQDKLGVQGKKIKKDGDLEVWGGALSGNRVAVALWNRGSSEATIAAYWSDIGLDPSTKVDARDLWNHSTSSAKGKISASVASHDCKMYVLSPK
- the LOC142520750 gene encoding alpha-galactosidase-like isoform X2, with product MGWRFADDHGSLYSSKGRGLLLIVALWCIGIVSSAREMRHVIKPHREEGEVRQKLLENGLGLTPQMGWNSWNHFQCNIEEKLIRETADAIVSTGLAALGYKYINLDDCWAEQNRDSQGNLVPKASTFPSGIKGLADYVHGKGLMLGVYSDAGIQTCSKQMPGSLGHEEQDAKTFASWGVDYLKYDNCNNDGTSPKQRYPVMAKALLNSGRSIFFSLCEWGQEDPATWAKSVGNSWRTTGDIQDNWDSMTSRADINDQWASYAGPGGWNDPDMLEVGNGGMTTEEYRSHFSIWALIKAPLLIGCDVRSMDDVTRALLGNEEVIAVNQDKLGVQGKKIKKDGDLEVWGGALSGNRVAVVLWNRGSSEATIAAYRSDIGLDPSTKVDARDLWNHSTSSAKGKISATVASHDCKMYVLSPK